In one Mucilaginibacter ginsenosidivorax genomic region, the following are encoded:
- a CDS encoding glycoside hydrolase, producing the protein MKRKFFTTALLVGCFMACLAAIADLNGKWAGKIDIGGTEYPLLYNFKVEGDKLTGTALTPEGDVPLTNGKTDGTTFSFSIATSGMDIAHTGKFYGDSTAIDLEINGSKNHAVLKRAEEKK; encoded by the coding sequence ATGAAAAGAAAGTTTTTTACTACAGCATTATTGGTTGGCTGCTTTATGGCGTGCCTTGCAGCCATTGCCGATCTTAACGGAAAATGGGCCGGAAAAATTGACATAGGCGGTACCGAGTATCCATTGCTTTACAATTTTAAAGTTGAAGGGGATAAATTAACAGGGACCGCTTTAACCCCCGAAGGCGATGTGCCTTTGACCAACGGTAAAACAGATGGTACAACGTTTTCATTCAGCATAGCTACCAGCGGAATGGATATTGCTCATACCGGCAAATTCTACGGCGATTCAACCGCTATCGACCTGGAAATTAACGGCTCAAAAAATCACGCCGTATTAAAAAGGGCTGAAGAAAAGAAATAA